In one window of Micromonospora cathayae DNA:
- a CDS encoding extracellular solute-binding protein has translation MGVIPRRRLAAAVALVAATVLATTACGGGDDESADGGPITLTVDVFGQLGYEQLYREYEAANPGIKIVERGTGGNLDEYSPKLTQWLAAGKGAGDVVAIEEGLMVEYKANPGNFVNLLDHGAGELKGNFLEWKWNQGLTADGKHLIGLGTDVGGMAMCYRTDLFAKAGLPTARDEVSKLWPTWQDYVKVGEQFKAKNTGASFLDAATNIFNTIVLQTAGNGPGYHYYDTSDKLVVDSNPAVRQAWDTTMDIVDSGLSGKYGSWSEEWVSAFKQAKFATIACPAWMTGVIEGNAGPAAKGKWDIARVPGDGGNWGGSHLAVPKQSKHQAEAIALVKFLTSAKGQIGAFKAKGPLPSSPQALDDPAIVESKNPYFSDAPVGQIFAAGAKTLKPVYMGPKNQAVRTEVENAVRTVELGQRSPEEGWKDALNNAKKAADK, from the coding sequence ATGGGTGTCATTCCGCGCCGCCGCCTCGCGGCGGCGGTCGCCCTGGTCGCGGCCACCGTACTGGCCACCACCGCGTGCGGTGGCGGCGACGACGAGTCCGCCGACGGCGGGCCGATCACGCTGACCGTCGACGTCTTCGGCCAGTTGGGCTACGAGCAGCTGTACCGCGAGTACGAGGCCGCCAACCCCGGCATCAAGATCGTCGAGCGGGGTACCGGCGGCAACCTGGACGAGTACTCCCCGAAGCTGACCCAGTGGCTGGCCGCCGGCAAGGGCGCCGGTGACGTGGTCGCCATCGAAGAGGGGTTGATGGTCGAGTACAAGGCCAACCCCGGCAACTTCGTCAACCTGCTCGACCACGGGGCCGGCGAGCTGAAGGGCAACTTCCTGGAGTGGAAGTGGAACCAGGGGCTCACCGCCGACGGCAAGCACCTGATCGGTCTCGGCACCGACGTCGGCGGCATGGCGATGTGCTACCGCACGGACCTGTTCGCCAAGGCCGGGCTGCCCACCGCGCGGGACGAGGTGTCCAAGCTCTGGCCCACCTGGCAGGACTACGTCAAGGTCGGTGAGCAGTTCAAGGCGAAGAACACCGGGGCGTCGTTCCTCGACGCGGCCACCAACATCTTCAACACCATCGTGCTCCAGACCGCCGGTAACGGACCGGGCTACCACTACTACGACACCAGCGACAAGCTGGTCGTCGACAGCAACCCGGCGGTCCGCCAGGCGTGGGACACCACCATGGACATCGTCGACTCCGGCCTCTCCGGCAAGTACGGCTCCTGGTCCGAGGAGTGGGTGTCGGCGTTCAAGCAGGCCAAGTTCGCCACCATCGCCTGCCCGGCCTGGATGACCGGGGTCATCGAGGGCAACGCCGGCCCGGCCGCCAAGGGCAAGTGGGACATCGCCCGGGTGCCCGGCGACGGCGGCAACTGGGGCGGCTCGCACCTGGCCGTGCCGAAGCAGAGCAAGCACCAGGCCGAGGCGATCGCCCTGGTCAAGTTCCTGACCAGCGCCAAGGGCCAGATCGGCGCGTTCAAGGCCAAGGGTCCGCTGCCGTCGTCCCCGCAGGCGCTGGACGACCCGGCGATCGTCGAGTCGAAGAACCCGTACTTCTCCGACGCCCCGGTCGGGCAGATCTTCGCCGCGGGCGCCAAGACCCTCAAGCCGGTCTACATGGGCCCGAAGAACCAGGCCGTCCGGACCGAGGTGGAGAACGCCGTCCGCACCGTCGAACTCGGGCAGCGCAGCCCCGAGGAGGGCTGGAAGGACGCGCTGAACAACGCCAAGAAGGCCGCCGACAAGTGA
- a CDS encoding MDR family MFS transporter: MRTIRGWFRETTGDLPVTFWYLWTGTLINRLGSFVLIFLAIYLTRERGFSELQAGLVLGLWGVGGAVGTTVGGTLTDRWGRRPTLLTAHVGAAAMMLALGFARDLWTLAAGALLLGLFAEAARPAFGAMMIDVVPEKDRLRAFSLNYWAINLGFACAAILAGLAAEVGYLLLFVVDAVTTLTTAVIIFVKVRETRVVGAATTGAVHTARRGALRTILTDRIYLGFVALNLLSALVFLQHISMLPIAMGEDGLSTATYGSVIALNGVLIVAGQLFVPRLIRGRSRSHVLALAAVVMGVGFGLTAFAEAAWFYGLTVLIWTLGEMLNSPSNSTLIAELSPAELRGRYQGVFSLSWQVAGASAPILGGLVRQEAGNVTLWLGCAAIGGVTALFHLLSGPARERRAASLRRPAVAAPEPATVPVPPVPQVAKAATPAPTR, translated from the coding sequence GGAACCCTGATCAACCGCCTCGGTTCGTTCGTCCTGATCTTCCTCGCCATCTACCTGACCCGGGAACGCGGCTTCTCCGAACTCCAGGCCGGGCTGGTGCTCGGCCTCTGGGGCGTCGGCGGCGCGGTCGGCACCACCGTCGGCGGTACGCTCACCGACCGCTGGGGGCGACGGCCGACCCTGCTCACCGCCCACGTCGGCGCGGCGGCCATGATGCTCGCCCTCGGCTTCGCCCGCGACCTGTGGACGCTGGCCGCCGGCGCGCTGCTGCTCGGGCTGTTCGCCGAGGCGGCCCGGCCGGCCTTCGGCGCGATGATGATCGACGTGGTGCCGGAGAAGGACCGGCTCCGCGCCTTCTCGCTGAACTACTGGGCGATCAACCTCGGCTTCGCCTGCGCCGCCATCCTGGCCGGGCTCGCCGCCGAGGTCGGCTACCTGCTGCTCTTCGTGGTCGACGCGGTCACCACCCTGACCACCGCCGTGATCATCTTCGTGAAGGTCCGGGAGACCCGGGTGGTCGGCGCGGCGACCACCGGCGCGGTCCACACCGCCCGGCGGGGCGCGTTGCGCACCATCCTCACCGACCGGATCTACCTCGGTTTCGTGGCCCTCAACCTGCTCAGCGCGCTGGTCTTCCTCCAGCACATCTCGATGCTGCCGATCGCGATGGGCGAGGACGGCCTCTCCACCGCCACCTACGGGTCGGTGATCGCGCTCAACGGCGTGCTGATCGTGGCCGGGCAGCTCTTCGTGCCCCGCCTGATCCGGGGGCGGAGCCGTTCGCACGTGCTGGCCCTCGCCGCGGTGGTCATGGGGGTCGGTTTCGGGCTGACCGCGTTCGCCGAGGCGGCCTGGTTCTACGGGCTCACCGTGCTGATCTGGACCCTCGGCGAGATGCTGAACTCCCCGTCGAACTCCACCCTGATCGCCGAACTCTCCCCGGCCGAGCTACGCGGCCGCTACCAGGGCGTCTTCTCGCTCTCCTGGCAGGTGGCCGGGGCCAGCGCGCCGATCCTCGGTGGCCTGGTCCGGCAGGAGGCGGGCAACGTCACGCTCTGGCTGGGCTGCGCCGCGATCGGTGGCGTGACGGCGCTCTTCCACCTGCTCTCCGGGCCGGCCCGGGAACGTCGGGCGGCCAGCCTGCGTCGGCCGGCCGTCGCAGCGCCGGAGCCGGCCACCGTCCCCGTCCCACCCGTACCGCAGGTGGCGAAGGCAGCGACCCCCGCCCCCACCCGCTGA
- the mshA gene encoding D-inositol-3-phosphate glycosyltransferase, with protein MAEMHTGVGRQRGARPWPRPRRIATISVHTSPLHQPGSGDAGGMNVYILEVARRLAEADVEVDIFTRATSGDLPPVVEMAPGVHVRHVTSGPLEGLTKEELPGQLCAFTAGVLRAEAARPPGWYDLIHSHYWLSGQVGWLAKERWGVPLVHTAHTLAKVKNAQLAAGDRPEPKARVIGEEQVVAEADRLVANTRAEAGDLIGRYDAEPDLVAVVEPGVDLDRFRPLPGEPTAVRRAARLRLGLPTDGYVVAFVGRIQPLKAPDVLVRAVAALRDRDPVLADQVTVAIVGGPSGTGLDRPTALIELAASLGVTDRVRFLPPQTGDDLPALYRAVDLVAVPSHNESFGLVALEAQACGTPVVAAAVGGLVTAVRDQVSGVLVDGHHPTDWAGTLRQLLPDRSRRAALARGAVRHAAQFSWDRTVDGLLAVYQDTIADYRKRLASELAGEGAMLSFG; from the coding sequence GTGGCGGAGATGCACACCGGTGTCGGTCGTCAGCGCGGTGCCCGGCCGTGGCCGCGGCCCCGACGGATCGCCACGATCTCCGTACACACCTCACCACTGCACCAACCGGGCAGCGGCGACGCGGGCGGCATGAACGTCTACATCCTGGAGGTCGCCCGGCGGCTCGCCGAAGCCGACGTCGAGGTCGACATCTTCACCCGGGCCACCTCCGGTGACCTGCCCCCGGTGGTCGAGATGGCTCCCGGCGTGCACGTCCGGCACGTCACCTCCGGTCCGCTGGAGGGGCTCACCAAGGAGGAGCTGCCCGGCCAGCTCTGCGCCTTCACCGCCGGGGTGTTGCGGGCCGAGGCGGCCCGGCCGCCCGGCTGGTACGACCTGATCCACTCCCACTACTGGCTCTCCGGGCAGGTCGGCTGGCTGGCCAAGGAACGTTGGGGGGTGCCGCTGGTGCACACCGCGCACACCCTGGCCAAGGTCAAGAACGCCCAGCTCGCCGCCGGGGACCGGCCGGAACCGAAGGCCCGGGTGATCGGCGAGGAGCAGGTGGTCGCCGAGGCCGACCGGCTGGTCGCCAACACCCGGGCCGAGGCGGGCGACCTGATCGGCCGGTACGACGCCGAACCGGACCTGGTCGCCGTGGTCGAGCCCGGCGTCGACCTGGACCGGTTCCGCCCGCTCCCGGGTGAGCCGACCGCCGTCCGGCGGGCCGCCCGTCTCCGGCTGGGGCTGCCCACCGACGGGTACGTGGTCGCCTTCGTCGGCCGGATCCAGCCGTTGAAGGCCCCGGACGTGCTGGTCCGCGCGGTCGCCGCGTTGCGGGACCGCGACCCGGTCCTCGCCGACCAGGTGACCGTGGCGATCGTGGGCGGTCCAAGCGGCACCGGCCTGGACCGGCCGACCGCCCTGATCGAGCTGGCCGCCTCCCTCGGCGTCACCGACCGGGTGCGTTTCCTGCCGCCGCAGACGGGCGACGACCTGCCGGCGCTGTACCGGGCCGTCGACCTGGTCGCGGTCCCCTCGCACAACGAGTCGTTCGGGCTGGTCGCCCTGGAGGCGCAGGCCTGCGGTACGCCGGTGGTGGCGGCGGCGGTCGGCGGGCTGGTGACGGCGGTCCGGGACCAGGTCAGCGGGGTGCTGGTCGACGGCCACCACCCCACCGACTGGGCCGGGACGCTGCGCCAGCTGCTGCCGGACCGGTCCCGCCGGGCCGCCCTGGCCCGGGGGGCGGTACGCCACGCCGCCCAGTTCTCCTGGGACCGGACGGTCGACGGGCTGCTCGCCGTCTACCAGGACACCATCGCCGACTACCGGAAACGGCTCGCCAGCGAGCTGGCCGGCGAGGGCGCGATGCTCTCCTTCGGCTGA
- a CDS encoding UDP-N-acetylmuramate dehydrogenase, with protein MPDAYAQPTVETRSADGLSLARHTTLGLGGAANRLVTAVSAEEIVQRVQEAQRRDEPVLVLAGGSNVVIGDVGFAGTVVLVRSRGLEVVAEDAGTVTVRVEAGEPWDDLVATTVANGWSGVECLAGIPGSAGATPIQNVGAYGQEVAETITGVRVYDRHTGGIDRIDAADCGFAYRSSIFRHSDRWVVLSVDFRLHRSPLSTPVRYAELARALDVEVGDRVPLADARDTVRRLRAGKGMVLDPTDPDTRSVGSFFTNPVLDREAYELLRERAADVGEPPAWPGAGDLVKISAAWLIDKAGFAKGHPGPAGVAISSKHTLALTNRSGTARTADLVTLAREIRDGVHARFGVTLHPEPVLVNCTI; from the coding sequence GTGCCAGACGCCTACGCCCAGCCGACAGTCGAAACCCGATCCGCCGACGGACTCTCCCTGGCGAGACACACCACCCTGGGGCTCGGTGGTGCGGCGAACCGGCTCGTGACCGCCGTCAGCGCCGAAGAAATCGTACAGAGGGTGCAGGAGGCGCAACGCCGGGATGAACCCGTCCTGGTGCTGGCCGGCGGCAGCAACGTGGTGATCGGTGACGTCGGCTTCGCCGGCACCGTCGTCCTGGTCCGCTCCCGGGGCCTTGAGGTGGTCGCCGAGGACGCCGGCACGGTCACCGTCCGGGTCGAGGCCGGCGAGCCCTGGGACGACCTGGTCGCCACCACCGTCGCCAACGGCTGGTCCGGCGTGGAGTGCCTCGCCGGCATCCCCGGCTCGGCCGGGGCCACCCCCATCCAGAACGTCGGCGCGTACGGCCAGGAGGTCGCCGAGACCATCACCGGCGTACGGGTGTACGACCGGCACACCGGCGGCATCGACCGGATCGACGCGGCGGACTGCGGGTTCGCGTACCGGTCCAGCATCTTCCGGCACAGCGACCGCTGGGTGGTGCTCTCGGTCGACTTCCGGCTGCACCGCTCACCACTGTCCACCCCGGTCCGGTACGCCGAACTGGCCCGCGCGCTCGACGTCGAGGTCGGCGACCGGGTGCCGCTGGCCGACGCCCGGGACACCGTCCGCCGGCTGCGCGCCGGCAAGGGCATGGTGCTCGACCCGACGGACCCGGACACCCGCTCGGTGGGTTCCTTCTTCACCAACCCGGTGCTCGACCGGGAGGCGTACGAGCTGCTCCGGGAGCGGGCCGCCGACGTCGGCGAGCCGCCGGCCTGGCCGGGCGCGGGCGACCTGGTCAAGATCAGCGCCGCCTGGCTGATCGACAAGGCCGGTTTCGCCAAGGGCCACCCCGGGCCGGCCGGGGTCGCCATCTCCAGCAAGCACACCCTGGCGCTGACCAACCGTTCCGGCACCGCCCGCACCGCCGACCTGGTCACCCTGGCCCGGGAGATCCGCGACGGCGTGCACGCCCGGTTCGGCGTCACCCTGCACCCCGAGCCGGTGCTGGTCAACTGCACCATCTGA
- a CDS encoding class I SAM-dependent methyltransferase, whose amino-acid sequence MDNWIVATCGDRLRSAPEPLVVDLGYGATPVTAVELRARLAAGVRTDVRLVGLEIDPVRVAAAGPAADPPGLTFARGGFELAGLRPVLVRAFNVLRQYDESEVAAAWRTMTGALAPGGVLVEGTCDELGRLGGWVLLDADGPRSLTLAAKLDTLDTPATLAERLPKALIHRNVPGERVYDLVRALDDGWRAAAGYAPFGPRQRWLRTVAGLAEAGWPVLDRPRRWRLGELTVAWSAVAPA is encoded by the coding sequence GTGGACAACTGGATCGTCGCCACCTGCGGCGACCGGTTGCGGTCCGCGCCGGAACCGCTGGTGGTGGACCTCGGCTACGGCGCGACCCCGGTCACCGCCGTGGAGCTGCGGGCCCGGCTGGCCGCCGGGGTCCGCACCGACGTCCGGCTGGTCGGGCTGGAGATCGATCCGGTGCGGGTGGCCGCCGCCGGTCCGGCCGCCGACCCGCCGGGCCTGACCTTCGCCCGGGGCGGTTTCGAGCTGGCCGGGCTCCGGCCCGTCCTGGTCCGCGCGTTCAACGTGCTCCGGCAGTACGACGAGAGCGAGGTCGCCGCCGCCTGGCGGACGATGACCGGCGCGCTGGCCCCGGGCGGGGTACTGGTCGAGGGGACCTGTGACGAGCTGGGCCGGCTCGGCGGCTGGGTGCTGCTGGACGCGGACGGACCGCGCTCGCTGACCCTGGCCGCGAAGCTCGACACCCTGGACACCCCGGCCACGCTGGCCGAGCGGCTACCCAAGGCGCTGATCCACCGCAACGTCCCCGGTGAGCGGGTGTACGACCTGGTCCGGGCGCTCGACGACGGCTGGCGGGCGGCGGCCGGGTACGCGCCGTTCGGTCCCCGGCAGCGCTGGCTGCGTACCGTGGCCGGGCTGGCGGAGGCCGGCTGGCCGGTGCTGGACCGGCCCCGCCGCTGGCGGCTGGGTGAGCTGACCGTCGCCTGGTCGGCGGTCGCCCCGGCCTAG
- a CDS encoding maleylpyruvate isomerase family mycothiol-dependent enzyme, whose product MSRLHVSKDFWIGALRTEGPAFAAAVAEAPPETPVLSCPGWTVTDLALHLAAVYQFVHARASAGDASPPSSRPADRAELPAGVTALQLWQDSYDKLVALFDGLDPEAPAWNWAPQPKRAGFWPRRMAHETAIHRWDAQLAIAAGEPIEAKLAADGVSEVLDTFLPAGRRRTRGQQWRGVVHLVATDAEQEWFLRLRGEGVALLDTGTILDHDDHHPRAHAVGTASDLLLALWGRVDLDTLTVTGDRALLEGLRTA is encoded by the coding sequence ATGAGCAGACTGCACGTCAGCAAGGATTTCTGGATCGGTGCGCTCCGGACGGAGGGCCCGGCGTTCGCAGCCGCCGTGGCCGAGGCCCCGCCGGAGACACCGGTCCTCTCCTGCCCCGGCTGGACGGTCACCGACCTGGCCCTGCACCTGGCTGCGGTCTACCAGTTCGTGCACGCCCGGGCCAGCGCGGGTGACGCCTCGCCCCCGTCGTCCCGGCCCGCTGACCGGGCCGAGCTGCCGGCCGGGGTGACCGCGCTCCAGCTCTGGCAGGACTCGTACGACAAGCTGGTGGCCCTGTTCGACGGCCTGGACCCGGAGGCCCCGGCCTGGAACTGGGCGCCGCAGCCGAAGCGGGCCGGCTTCTGGCCGCGCCGGATGGCGCACGAGACGGCGATCCACCGGTGGGACGCGCAGCTCGCCATCGCGGCGGGTGAGCCGATCGAGGCGAAGCTCGCGGCGGACGGGGTGAGCGAGGTGCTGGACACCTTCCTGCCGGCGGGTCGCCGCCGGACGCGGGGGCAGCAGTGGCGCGGGGTGGTGCACCTGGTGGCGACCGACGCCGAGCAGGAGTGGTTCCTGCGGCTGCGCGGCGAGGGGGTGGCGCTGCTGGACACCGGCACGATCCTGGACCACGACGACCACCACCCGCGGGCGCACGCGGTGGGCACGGCGAGCGATCTGCTGCTGGCGCTGTGGGGCCGGGTGGACCTGGACACGCTGACCGTGACCGGGGACCGGGCTCTGCTGGAGGGTCTGCGGACCGCCTGA
- a CDS encoding YbjN domain-containing protein encodes MSATRDVAALIEAYCAERELETEPTGPTSYAVTLPGTHKLKTICNLIVGEHALRVEAFVMRQPDERREELWAWLLQRNARMYGVAFSIDAVGDVYLTGRVNLAGLDADELDRLLGAVLTYADESFDTMLEIGFGTAIRREWEWRVKRGESTANLAAFAHLFAPSAAAATPTAGDAARVADASPAADASRAADGSEPA; translated from the coding sequence ATGAGCGCCACACGCGATGTTGCCGCCCTGATCGAGGCGTACTGCGCCGAACGGGAGCTGGAGACCGAACCGACCGGGCCGACGTCGTACGCGGTCACCCTGCCCGGCACCCACAAGCTGAAGACGATCTGCAACCTGATCGTCGGCGAGCACGCGCTGCGGGTCGAGGCGTTCGTCATGCGCCAACCGGACGAGCGGCGCGAGGAACTCTGGGCCTGGCTGCTGCAACGCAACGCCCGGATGTACGGGGTGGCGTTCTCCATCGACGCCGTCGGTGACGTGTACCTCACCGGGCGGGTCAACCTGGCCGGGCTCGACGCCGACGAACTGGACCGGCTCCTCGGGGCGGTGCTGACCTACGCCGACGAGTCCTTCGACACCATGCTGGAGATCGGCTTCGGCACCGCGATCCGGCGGGAGTGGGAGTGGCGGGTCAAGCGGGGCGAGTCGACCGCCAACCTCGCCGCGTTCGCCCACCTCTTCGCGCCGTCCGCGGCGGCGGCCACGCCGACCGCCGGTGACGCTGCCCGGGTGGCTGACGCTTCCCCGGCGGCTGACGCTTCCCGGGCGGCTGACGGTTCGGAGCCGGCCTGA
- a CDS encoding SDR family oxidoreductase: MTSVAIVTGASSGIGAATARRLAAEGFHVLAAARRADRLADLVATITAGGGTATAVPCDVTSDESVAALADAVDRAPGPLTLLVNNAGGARGLDPVESGSVADWQWMYDVNVLGTLRVTKALLPALESSGAGTIVIVSSTAGHVVYEGGGGYTAAKHAQTAVAGTLRLELCGRPVRVIEIDPGMVQTDEFGLVRFDGDAERAAAVYAGVPDPLVAEDVADCIAWCATRPQHVNVDRLVVRPLAQAAQHKVHRVG; this comes from the coding sequence ATGACCTCTGTCGCCATCGTCACCGGAGCGTCGAGCGGGATCGGCGCGGCCACCGCCCGACGGCTCGCCGCCGAGGGTTTCCACGTGCTCGCCGCCGCCCGCCGGGCCGACCGGCTCGCCGACCTGGTCGCCACGATCACCGCCGGGGGCGGCACGGCGACCGCCGTACCCTGCGACGTCACCTCGGACGAGTCGGTGGCCGCGCTGGCCGACGCGGTCGACCGGGCCCCGGGGCCGCTCACCCTGCTGGTCAACAATGCCGGCGGGGCGCGTGGGCTCGACCCGGTCGAGTCCGGTTCGGTGGCCGACTGGCAGTGGATGTACGACGTGAACGTGCTGGGCACCCTCCGGGTCACCAAGGCGTTGCTGCCCGCCCTGGAGTCCTCCGGCGCGGGGACGATCGTGATCGTCAGCTCCACCGCCGGGCATGTCGTGTACGAGGGCGGTGGCGGGTACACCGCGGCCAAGCACGCCCAGACGGCGGTGGCCGGCACGCTGCGGCTGGAACTGTGCGGCCGGCCGGTCCGGGTGATCGAGATCGACCCGGGCATGGTGCAGACCGACGAGTTCGGCCTGGTCCGGTTCGACGGGGACGCCGAGCGGGCCGCCGCGGTGTACGCGGGGGTGCCCGATCCGCTGGTCGCCGAGGACGTCGCCGACTGCATCGCCTGGTGCGCGACCCGGCCACAGCACGTCAACGTGGACCGGCTGGTGGTCCGCCCGCTGGCCCAGGCGGCCCAGCACAAGGTGCACCGGGTCGGCTGA
- a CDS encoding carbohydrate ABC transporter permease — MTRLWGASRLTYAALIAAGLMSIFPIYWMFVVASRSSDAMGQVPPPVTPGGNLGANIARLFSNTDAYFLTGLINSAIVATTVTVSVVFFSTLAGFAFAKLRFKGRNALLLVIVATMMVPTQLGVIPLYMLMTRLNWNDRLPAVIVPALVTGFGVFMMRQYASQAVSGELIEAARVDGCGTARIYWNVVLPALRPAAAVLGLLTFMTTWNDFLWPYAVLNDPENPTVQLSLRALSDGYYQDMSQVFTGTAIATLPLLLVFVLFGRQIIGGIMEGAVKA, encoded by the coding sequence ATGACCCGGCTCTGGGGAGCCAGTCGGCTCACCTACGCGGCGCTGATCGCCGCCGGTCTCATGTCGATCTTTCCGATCTACTGGATGTTCGTGGTCGCCAGCCGGTCCAGCGACGCGATGGGGCAGGTCCCGCCGCCGGTCACCCCGGGCGGCAACCTCGGCGCGAACATCGCCCGGCTGTTCTCCAACACCGACGCGTACTTCCTCACCGGTCTGATCAACTCGGCGATCGTGGCGACCACCGTCACCGTCTCGGTGGTGTTCTTCTCCACCCTGGCCGGGTTCGCCTTCGCCAAACTGCGGTTCAAGGGCCGCAACGCGCTGCTGCTGGTGATCGTGGCGACCATGATGGTCCCCACCCAGCTCGGCGTCATCCCGCTGTACATGCTGATGACCAGGCTGAACTGGAACGACCGGCTGCCGGCGGTGATCGTCCCGGCCCTGGTCACCGGGTTCGGGGTGTTCATGATGCGGCAGTACGCCAGCCAGGCGGTCAGCGGCGAACTGATCGAGGCGGCCCGGGTCGACGGCTGCGGCACCGCCCGGATCTACTGGAACGTGGTGCTGCCGGCGCTGCGGCCGGCCGCCGCCGTACTGGGGCTGCTCACCTTCATGACCACCTGGAACGACTTCCTGTGGCCGTACGCGGTACTCAACGACCCCGAGAACCCGACCGTGCAACTATCGTTGCGGGCACTGTCTGACGGGTACTACCAGGACATGTCGCAGGTGTTCACCGGGACGGCCATCGCCACCCTGCCCCTGCTGCTCGTCTTCGTCCTGTTCGGCCGTCAGATCATCGGCGGAATCATGGAAGGTGCGGTCAAAGCGTGA
- a CDS encoding carbohydrate ABC transporter permease: protein MTVGVQRQPVGAAPAAPPARPPRGVRLSRLDQRYSPYLYIAPFFLLFGVFGLYPLAYTFWVSLHDWDLLGTEHAFVGAENYTKLMADPDFWHAVVNTLGIFVISTVPQLLLALWLANLLNRQLRARTTFRMAVLVPNVTSTAAVAIVFGVLFGREFGMINWLLDLVGVDPIGWKSNRFASWVAISAMVDWRWTGYNALIFLAAMQAIPRDLYESAAIDGANRARQFWSITVPLLKPTLIFTVIISTIGGLQLFTEPRLFHSGTNPIRGGPMRESQTMTMYMFENAFAPHYNFGYGSAVAWLLFALIAIVAAINVLMLRRLSGDGGGRTGKKGKRR from the coding sequence GTGACCGTCGGAGTCCAACGGCAACCGGTGGGGGCCGCTCCGGCGGCCCCACCGGCCCGCCCGCCGAGGGGGGTCCGCCTCAGCCGGCTCGACCAGCGGTACTCCCCGTACCTGTACATCGCGCCGTTCTTCCTGCTCTTCGGGGTGTTCGGGCTGTACCCGCTGGCGTACACGTTCTGGGTGTCGCTGCACGACTGGGACCTGCTCGGCACCGAGCACGCCTTCGTCGGCGCGGAGAACTACACCAAGCTGATGGCCGACCCGGACTTCTGGCACGCGGTGGTCAACACGCTGGGCATCTTCGTCATCTCCACCGTCCCGCAGCTGCTCCTCGCGCTCTGGCTGGCGAACCTGCTCAACCGGCAACTGCGCGCCCGGACCACGTTCCGGATGGCGGTGCTGGTGCCGAACGTGACCTCCACCGCCGCCGTGGCGATCGTCTTCGGGGTGCTGTTCGGCCGCGAGTTCGGCATGATCAACTGGCTGCTCGACCTGGTCGGGGTGGACCCGATCGGCTGGAAGTCCAACCGGTTCGCCTCCTGGGTGGCGATCTCGGCCATGGTCGACTGGCGGTGGACCGGCTACAACGCGCTGATCTTCCTGGCCGCCATGCAGGCCATCCCGCGCGACCTGTACGAGTCGGCGGCCATCGACGGGGCCAACCGGGCCCGGCAGTTCTGGTCGATCACCGTGCCGCTGCTCAAGCCGACCCTCATCTTCACCGTGATCATCTCCACCATCGGCGGGCTCCAGCTCTTCACCGAGCCCCGGCTGTTCCACTCCGGCACCAACCCGATCCGGGGCGGGCCGATGCGCGAATCGCAGACGATGACCATGTACATGTTCGAGAACGCCTTCGCCCCGCACTACAACTTCGGGTACGGCTCGGCGGTGGCCTGGCTGCTGTTCGCCCTGATCGCGATCGTCGCGGCGATCAACGTGCTGATGTTGCGCCGGCTCTCCGGTGACGGCGGCGGGCGGACCGGGAAGAAGGGGAAGCGCCGATGA